In Cohaesibacter intestini, the genomic stretch GCGTTCGCCGGTGGTCGGGTTGGCATTGGTGGCGGCGCAACGCTTGGTGCGTTTGCGCACCTGAAAGGATACCGCGCCAACTTCGATGATCTTGTCGACCCAGTCATGTTCCTGCCACGGGGCGGCCCCTTCGATATAGAGATTGCCGCGGAAGCGCATCGGATCGATATCATTGCCGATTTTGGCTTCCAGATCACTGACGCTGGCAAGATTGATCAAGGAGAGATCCTGAGTGCGAGAATCGGTGAAGGCAAATTCACTGGCATGGAGCAGCCTCGGTGACCCGCGCATCGGTTTTTTGCAGTGACCCGCCATCACCTGAAGGGCCGCTTGCATGCTGTCCGGCGCAAACAGGTTGCCTTCGGCCAGGAGCGTGCCATGCTGCTGCACCGAGAAGGCGCCGGTCACATCATCGAACTGGGTGATCAAGTTGGCCAGTTCGGGTTGCTTCATCAACATCAGAAAATGGATTTTGGGCAGGTGGGCCGGGGCGGCAGGATCAAAGCCGCTGTCGCCATTTTCAATGGCAAAGGCGCGGTCCCACGCAAGTGGTTTGCCTTTTGTGATGGCTGCCTTTTCCAGTTTCTGGCCGGTGAAGCCCTTGATCGGATAGCGATAGATTGATGC encodes the following:
- a CDS encoding MOSC domain-containing protein, translating into MTITLASIYRYPIKGFTGQKLEKAAITKGKPLAWDRAFAIENGDSGFDPAAPAHLPKIHFLMLMKQPELANLITQFDDVTGAFSVQQHGTLLAEGNLFAPDSMQAALQVMAGHCKKPMRGSPRLLHASEFAFTDSRTQDLSLINLASVSDLEAKIGNDIDPMRFRGNLYIEGAAPWQEHDWVDKIIEVGAVSFQVRKRTKRCAATNANPTTGERDRNIPKALMDHYGHTDCGIHLMPLGDGALTIGDRITLPQNT